The Pseudomonas sp. SCA2728.1_7 DNA segment AGGCCGCTGTTGACGTCCTTGAACCAGACATCGAGCAGCGGCGATTCACGTTTGAGGTCTTCGAATTGTTTGCTCCAGGTCAGACCGCCGTCTGCGCTGGCGAGGATTTGCGCGTCGTGGCCGACCGCCCAGCCGTGCTTGTCGTCGACAAAGTACACCGCCGTCAGCAGTTGCCGGGTCGGCACCTTGGCCTGGGTCCAGGTTTTGCCCTGGTCATCGGAATAGAGAATGTGCCCGCGATCCCCGACCGCGACCAGACGCGTGCCAGCGTGGACGACATCAAGTATCAGGCTTTTCGTGGCTTTGGCGGATGCGGTGGCGTAGACCACGTCGGCTGGCGCCTCGGCGGCTATCACCGGAGCCGATAACGTGGCAAAGCCCAGCAGAGAGAGTGCTGTGGCCAGCAACGCGGTGTTGCGTAACGCCGGCGGGCGGCAACGACTCATAGACCTTCCCCTATTTATTATTGTTAGGCCATCTGGCCTTCAAGGGCGCCGCAAGTGTGCTCCGCTGATGGCTGCTCAGGAGCATAGTCCTGAAACCCGCAATCCAGAGCCACTTCGGAAGCTGGCTCATCCTATCGGGCTTTCGAAACGTCTGACAATCGGCGCCACGTTATCTTTTGTTAACCACATTGCCGACGGATTCCCCCTGTAGGAGTGAGCCTGCTCGCGATAGCGGTGTATCAGGTAAGAATTCATTGACTGACACACCGCTATCGCGAGCAGGCTCACTCCTACAGGAGGTTGGTGGGGGCTTTGGGATTTGAATACATGACCATTCGCCGGGGTGATACGGCAAAAGTTACCGAGGGGACTTGCACGATCGGTATTATGGTATACCATCAGACGCACAGACACTCTCAATCCCTCAACGGAGCAGCTCATGAGTTTCGAAATTCGCAAGATCGTCAGCTATGTCGAAGAAACCTTCATCGAAGGCGGCAAAGCCACTGACAAGCCGGTGACCATGGTCGGCCTCGCCGTGGTGATGAAAAACCCTTGGGTGGGCAACGGTTTCGTCGAAGACCTCAAGCCGCAGATCCGCGCCAACTGCTCCGACCTCGGTGCACTGATGGTCGAGCGTCTGGTCGGCATCATCGGCGGTGCCGAGAAGATCGAGGCCTACGGCAAAGCCGCTGTGGTCGGTGCCGATGGCGAGATCGAACACGCCTCCGCCGTGATCCACACCCTGCGCTTCGGCAACCACTACCGCGAAGCCGTCAACGCCAAGAGCTACCTGAGCTTCACCAACAAGCGCGGCGGCCCGGGCACTTCGATTCAGATCCCGATGATGCACAAGGACGACGAAGGTCAGCGTTCGCACTACATCACTCTGGAAATGCAGATCGAAGACGCGCCGCGTGCCGACGAAATCGTTGTCGTGCTGGGTTGCGCCGACGGTGGTCGCCTGCATCCGCGCATCGGCAACCGCTACATCGATTTGGAAGAACTGGCCGCCGAAAAAGCCCAGTAATCACAATAAAAAGGCACTGCAGGAGCGCTCCATGATTCGGCTCACCGCTGAACTCACCCCGGCTGGCACCAGTTACCTGGCGACCGGCCAAGGCCAGCCCGTGGTTTTGATCCACGGCGTGGGCCTGAACAAAGAAATGTGGGGCGGCCAGATCGTCGGTCTGTCCAGCCAATACCGGGTGATCGCCTACGACATGCTCGGTCATGGCGCCAGCCCGCGACCGGCCAGCGGCACCGCCCTGCTCGGTTACGCCGATCAGCTGCTGGAGTTGCTCGACCACCTCAATCTGCCGCAGGCAGCGGTGATCGGTTTCTCCATGGGCGGCCTGGTCGCGCGGGCCTTTGCCCTGCATTACCCGGAGCGCCTGCAAAGCCTGGTGGTCTTGAACAGTGTGTTCAATCGCAGCGAAGAACAGCGTGCCGGCGTCATCGCGCGCACCGCACAAGCGGCGGAACATGGCCCGGACGCCAATGCTGAAGCCGCGTTGTCACGCTGGTTCAGCCGCGAGTATCAGGCGGCCAATCCGGCGCAGATCGCCGCATTGCGCCAGACCCTCGCCAATAATGATCCGCAGGGTTACCTGACCACTTATGAATTGTTCGCCACCCAAGACATGTACCGCGCCGACGACCTGAGCAGCATTCAGGCGCCGACGCTGATCGCCACCGGTGAACTCGATCCGGGTTCGACCCCGGAAATGGCCGAGCAACTGGCCCGACGCATCCCCGGTGCGAAGGTTGCCGTGCTACCCGAGCAACGGCATATGATGCCCGTAGAGTCGCCGCGTCTGGTCAATCAGACGCTGCTGGAATTTCTCCAATTCGCACACTCCCGACAAAACCATATAAAGGGGATCGTTGCATGACACTCGCACGCTTCCAGATGTGCATCGGCGGAGAATGGGTCGACGCCCTCTCCGGCAAGACCTTCGAAAGCCTCAACCCGGCCACCGCACAAGCCTGGGCGCAACTGCCTGACGCCGATGAAGCGGACGTCGAACGCGCCGTGCAATCGGCACAGGCTGCATTCGACAGCCCGGCATGGCGTGGTCTGACTGCCACCGCGCGCGGCAAATTGCTGCGTCGTCTCGGTGACTTGATCGCGGAAAACAAGGAACAACTGGCGCAGCTGGAAAGCCGCGACAACGGCAAGCTGATCCGCGAAACCCGTGGCCAGGTCAGCTATCTGCCGGA contains these protein-coding regions:
- a CDS encoding amino acid synthesis family protein, whose translation is MSFEIRKIVSYVEETFIEGGKATDKPVTMVGLAVVMKNPWVGNGFVEDLKPQIRANCSDLGALMVERLVGIIGGAEKIEAYGKAAVVGADGEIEHASAVIHTLRFGNHYREAVNAKSYLSFTNKRGGPGTSIQIPMMHKDDEGQRSHYITLEMQIEDAPRADEIVVVLGCADGGRLHPRIGNRYIDLEELAAEKAQ
- a CDS encoding alpha/beta fold hydrolase, which codes for MIRLTAELTPAGTSYLATGQGQPVVLIHGVGLNKEMWGGQIVGLSSQYRVIAYDMLGHGASPRPASGTALLGYADQLLELLDHLNLPQAAVIGFSMGGLVARAFALHYPERLQSLVVLNSVFNRSEEQRAGVIARTAQAAEHGPDANAEAALSRWFSREYQAANPAQIAALRQTLANNDPQGYLTTYELFATQDMYRADDLSSIQAPTLIATGELDPGSTPEMAEQLARRIPGAKVAVLPEQRHMMPVESPRLVNQTLLEFLQFAHSRQNHIKGIVA